ccTCTTCCTCAGcggctctcctctcccaccccatcccagctcACGCTCTCCATCCCGCTCGACGTAACTTTCTCCCTACCTCATTCCCAACTGGGGTCTTCAGCACGTCCTTCCTCCCGCTCAGAGcccctcccacttcccatccaccagcccacagctctccccttcttccaagcCCCCCGTGTAATCCCACCAGTTTTCTTAAATCACACCCTCCCAacttccacctcagtgcttgagCATTTTAGCACGTTTGTACggcatggcagagtggagagaacacaggccttcaagtcagaaggtcatgggtgctaattccggctccaccatttgtctgctgtgtgaccttggacaggtcacttcacttccctcatctgtaaaatggggatggagactgtgagccccacgtgggacagggacgctgtgtccaacccgatttgcttgtatccaccccgtgcttagtacagtgcccggcctatAGTTAGCGcataaccaatgccataattattattatcgctaccACACGGGCACTTATTTTTTCCCTGATCCATCCCTTCATCTCCTTTTGCCTCCTCTCTGGAAACgagtttgtgtctgtcttccctgttacactagaagctccctgagggcaaggataatgtctactaactcagctgtgctctcccaaacgccctctagactgtaagtttgcggtggacagggaatgtgtccaccaactcttttattttgtactctcccaagtgttttgtacagtgctccgcacacagtaagcgcttgattaaaagcgactgattgattgacagcgctCTCCCTCACAGCCcaatagctagagaagcagcacggcctagtggatagagcacgggcctgggaagtccgccgaacctgggttctaatcttgtctgctgtgtgatcttgggtaagtcatttcacttctctgtgcctcattgacctcatctgtataatggggatggagaccgtgagccccacctgggacagggaccgtgtccaacttgattttagactgtgagcccactattgggtagggactgtctctatatgttgccaacttgtacttcccaagcgcttagtacagtgctctgcacacagtaagcgctcaataaatacgattgatgatgatgatgatgatttgcttgtatccaccctagtgcttagtagggcgcctggcacgtagtaagtgcttcacaaatagcacaATGATTACGATTGATTGGGGCCCACCCCAGAGGCTGTGACAGACGGCGTCCTCGGCTCCAAGGGGTCGGAGGGCTAACCTTGAGCCCTCGCCCGCTTCCCcagaggaaggcagagagaggtggaggTGCCAATGCCAGTCTCCTCGGCCTGGCCCACAGGACCATCACGTCTGCAACCCACAGGGTCCACCAGAGCCACCGGGGACTCAAGACCCGCAAGCGTATTCGTCAGAGCGAGAGGAGAGATGACCGGCCGGGCCACCTGCCTCCGGGAGGCCTTGGAGAAAAAGGGTGGCCCGGCCCGGCGGGCACTTACCTTCCCCAGCTGGCAGCGCGTTGTCCATGCTGTGAGGGGAGGCGGCGTGCTGGGCGAAGGCCGGGTCTCCGCTCTCGGCGACGGTGGCCCTGCCGACGACAGGGAAAGGAGAATCGGGACTGTGCCTCGGGCGGGCAGCGTGGGGAGCGGAAgggacccgggccgggccgggagctGGAGGGTTGGGTGGGATCGGgccatccctgcccatgagctctgCCAGCGGTGGTCACCCCCCATCATTAAGGGGCACTGACCTCGGTGACCGCAGACAACAAGGAAAGATAGCCCAGGCCCAGCCCGGCCAAGGCCAACCACCACAAGGCCCAGACCCTAAAGGGTGGTCCATCCGCCATCCCCAACCTAACCCTAACTGCGGCCCTGAGCCCACCCAGACTACCTTCCTCGCCGCGGCCACGGTGCCGCAACTCCCGCCCCAGAACCACAACGAGGGCAACGCTGGGGActagcagtcagaggatctgggttctatcgggtgaccgtgggcaagtcacttctctgggcctcagttccctcatctataaaatggagactaggaccgtgagccccatgtgggacgtggaccgtgtccaacgtgacttatttgtatccaccctactgtttagtacagtgcctggcacataacgaaTTCCAcggttcttcttcttattacttAGCAGCTGCacacccctgggcaagtcacttcacttctctgggtctcagttccctcatctgtaaaccagagattaggagccctatgtgggatggggactgtgtccaaactgatgatctggtatctaccccagcgcttagtagagtgcctgacacatagtaagcacttaacaggtatctttttaaacaaaaaaaagcCGGGTGCCTCACACTCACCGGTCCACCTCACGGAAACCGAGCCGCTCCCTGTCGTTCTACCCGCTGTGGTGGAGCGATGCCTAACTCCCTTCCCCAGCCGGTCACTGGGATTCCCAGAAGAATTCCAGAGTCGGGAGGGGAAGCTGGATCCATGCCCCAGGGCCCCCCCTCCACCCGGGCACCCGAAATTCCAAGAGCACGGAGCCGGCGGGGGACACTTACGACACCACCGTGTTGGTGGAGACGATGTATTCCACGTCTTTGGTCCAGGGGTTCATGAAACTGAACCAGCGACTCCGCAGGGTGATGAAAGAACCGTCTTTGACTTTAAACTTGTAGCAGTCGGTCGTGATTTTTTCCCTCGTCTGGAGAACTGGACGAGCAAAAGGGACAGTGAGCGCGGACGGTTCTCTCGGCCCCGCGGGGCGGCTTGCGGCGGAACGGGTACGGGAGAGGGGACCCCGGCAGGCGGCTTAAATGACCCATTTTAACCTTATTTGAGGTCTACACTGTGCAAGTGGacgctgggagttaggggacctgagttctaacggtggctccgccgctggtccgctgtaggaccctgggcaagtcacttcacttctctgagcctcagttccctcgcctgtaaaatggggattaagactgtgagcctcgtggcacagggactgtgtccaacctgatccgcCTGCttcgaccccagcgctcagtacagtgcctggcacagagtacgcacttaacaaataccaagaaaaaaaaacagtcacaacctgtccctctctcccttaagactgtgagcctcgagtgggacagggaccgtgtccaacctgattatcttgtatttgtctaccccagctcttagcacacagTTGGGCGCAAagtccgtgcttaacaaataccacaattattgcgaTGATTATATACACTTTGGGAGCAGAACTCAAAGTCAGACATTTAGATAAAACAGCATAAGGCTACAGAAAACTGAACACTACCAAGACTTCCAAATAAGAGAAACTGTTTTCAAAGTGTCCATAGTCCCCTGCTCCACTTCTAAACCTATGGGCCCAAAGACTCACAATAAGCCCATACACgtggttggcctagtggaaagagcccgggcctgggagttggggcatCTGGTCCAGCTCTaacgcttgcccgctgtgtgaccttggacaagccacttaacatctctgggcctcagcttccccatctgttcccccccttggactgagagccccatgtgggacagggactttgtcgatCGGATTATCTCGTATCCGTCTGCCACTCTCGTCCTCTGGATTGTGAAGTTGGCCCGGAATGCATCTGCCCCATTTgttatattattaaaaaaaataataataaaataataatggcatttattaagcgcttactatgtgcagagcactgttctaagcactggggaagttacaaggtgattaggttgtcccacgggggctcacagtcttaatccccattttacagacgaggtaactgaggcccagagacgttaagtgccttgcccagagtcacacagctgaaaattggtggagctgggatttgaacccatgacctctgactccaaagcccgggctctttaccactgagccacgctgcttcttctcagcgcttagtacagtgctctgcgcacagtaagcgctcgataaatgccagtgattgattgccttAGTTGTTGGCTACCTGTCCGACCCTGGAGAAGCATTTCCATCAGAGAGCACGCCACAGGTCCAGTGGGGCAATGGGGGAGGAAGTCggggatgttgggtagggactgtctctatatgttgccaatttgtacttcccaagcgcttagtacagtgctctgcacatagtaagcgctcaataaatatgattgatgatgatgatgatgatactggctAGGCAGGGCGGAGCTGGTGGCCTAGCCGGTTGTCTAGTTCGTGGCACAGCTGGTGGCCTAGCTAGTGGCTTAGCTAGCCTGTGTCCTAGCTGGAGTCCTATCTCGTGTCCTAGCTGGTGGTCTCGCTCATAGCCGGTGGCTAGCTGGTGGCCTAGCTGGTGGCCTGGCCGACGGCCTCCGCAGCGCAGATTTGACTCAGGTTGGGCCAACATCCcacagtcccaggccagaggccctGATCTTTATGCTCAACAGGGCACTAGACTCTGGCCCATGATGGGGTCAAAGGGATCAGcctgtaatcaatcatatttattgagcgcttactgtgtgcagagcactgtactaagcgcttgggaagtacaagttggcaacatatagagacggttcctacccaacaatgggctcacagtccacctcctggctggcctcccagcctcctttccatacttcactctgctgccccgatgatttttctacagaaatgttcaggtcatgttcccccactcctcaagaacttccagtggttgttcatccacttccacatcgaaCAAACACtcgtcattggctttaaagcagtcaatcgccctgcccactccttcctcaccttgctactctcctcttataacccttctctcctctaatgccaaccttctcactgtaccttgagctcatctcacccccaacctctcgcccacatcctggaacgccctccctccacatatccgataggcaattactctccccaccttcagagctttactgaaggcccatctcctccaagaggccttccctgattaggccctcatttcttcttctcacacgtggatttgcaccctttattcacccccttcctcagcATATCCATATTAATCTACGTTCAcatctgtctgtctgcccttctagactgtaagcccgttgccagtaaggaatgtgtctaccaactccgttgtatggtactctccccggcgcttagtacagtgctctgcacgcagtaagcactcaataaataccactgatcgattgactgaccgataggACAGTCCCACGGCACCAGATCATTGCCGGGATTTCAGTAATCCCGGACCAGATCTCCAGACCCTTCACCCAGGGTCCTTAGCTGTCGACAGGGGCTGGGCTTGTTTTGAAATTATCGgccgtgatctccctaaaatctcccctactcctctccaaccccttcccactcctgctccctcttctactctcccatctttcccaccagTATCCCaacagatctcctgccttctctcaaaatccagcccacattgcccatccatctcctcctcaaacagaaacttttttaccgtcggctttaaggcaatcaccttgcccactcttccctcacctcactcctcacTCACTACAATCCCGCCCGagcaattcactcctctaatgccactggattggggagggacaggaggcagggaggtcagcaaggaggctgatacagtaatcagggtgggatagggGAGACACGagcgtgtttgaaagcaatggggaagaagcctttgaagagtgaacagttgaggatcgcagtcagggaggaaagaagggagagggaaagagttctGATAAGGTGACGAGATGGGGTCGGATGAGAAGTTGGAGGGggtggtcctctaatgccaacctactcactgtacctcagtctcctctatcttgccaccgacccctcgcccacctccagcctctggccttgaacgccctccctctttctaATCCTACAGATGatcgctctctcccccttcaaagccttattgaaggcacatctcctccaagaggccttccctgaataagccctcctctcctcttctcccattcccttctgctcttgcgcttggatttgccccctttattcactcctccctcagccccccggcactcattcattcattcattcattcaatcgcatttattgagcgcttactgtgtgcagagcactgtactaagcgcttgggaagtacaagttggcaacatagagagacggtccctacccaacagtgggctcacagtctagaagggggagacagagaacaaaacaaaacatattaacaaaataaagtagactaaatatgtacaaatagagtaataaacatgtacaaacatatatacatatatacaggtgctgtggggaggggaaggaggtaaggcgggggggtggtgtccgtatctgtaatttgttcatttaaattaatgtccatctccccttctaggctgtatgcttattgtgggcaggaaatgtgtctaagaACTCTCATATACTGTACTCtgcgaagcacttagtacagtgctccgcacacagtaggcgctcaataaatatgaccgatgggTCGATTTCAATCGTGATGGTCAAGGAACGtggctgctgattctgttgtagtatactctcccaagcgctcagtaaagtgctctgcacatagttgatGGATTGATGCCATCTTACCTTGCCTGTGGCATTCTGCAAGGTGGCTTATGTCATCCTGGTGAAAATATTCATAACACGAAGTGCCTAGGAGCTCTTGGGGTAAATACGCCAGGATGGCCGTTGCCCTAGAAGGAGAACGTTTTCAAAAGACAAAAGGACAGACAGGTTACGGGATTaaacctccctccccactgcagagCGGACGGCCCTAGGGTAAACGAAGTTACCCCAGGTAACCGGTGGTGCGTCTTCTCAGACGGCTCGGCGTGAGGCATCTGGAGTTTGAAATCGCGATTTTTtaactttatggtatttgctaagtgcttattgtgttccaggcaggggtagagacaagctaatcaggtgggacacagtctgtgtcccacagagggctcacagtcttaatcctcgtttttcaggtgaggaaactgaggcacggagaagtgaagcgactcgcccagggtcagaacccaggtccttatgaatcccaggcccctgctctatccactaggccatgctgcttctcaggatggtcAGTGGGGAAGCGGTGTTTTAGCAGAGGCTGAGGCCCGGCTCGGGTCCTTCCACTGCACCGCCGCCTCCCCTCAAAGGTCCGGCCCGATCCTGGGGGGCGGTCACTGATGGCGCGGgttccccccgcctcacctctgATCTACGAACACGAACTTCCCGTCGATGGCGTGGCGGGACACGTACTCCGTGGGCTTGACCCTGATGTCCCCGTTGGCGGGCTGAGGGACGACGTGGGGGTGGAGCCGTCCGATGGCCACCAGGCAGCTCAGGTTGCAGCCTTCGTTGTCTGGCTCGTTGTCCTCGTCCAGCCCCATCTTGGTGGGCGGCCAGCTCTTCAGGTAGCCCGTGCTGTGGATTGTGCAGAAGCTCTTGCGGtccgctggggaggggagggagccacgGGTCAGAGGTCGGGGCCGCCGAAGGGCGGGGGGCACGCTCGGGACGGGTGGGGGACAGCGGGGGCGGCGGATTGGGTCCGAAGCCCCCCTCCCTCGGTCCCGGCCTGTCCCAGCAGCCAAACGAGGGTCCAGCTGAGGGAAATGACGCCGGAGACAGCAAgcttctctcctaataataacaacaataattacggtacctattaaacgcttactatacgccagaagctgtactgagcgctagggtggatacgagcaaatcgggttggacagtctcgggccccattttccagacaaggtaaccgagacccagagaagagaagtgtgacctgtccagggtcaaagagcagacaagcggcggagccggggttcactcattcaatcgtatctattgagtgtgcagagcactgtactaagcgcttgggaagtccaagttggcaacatagcgagacggtccctacccaacagtgggctcacagcctagaagggggagacagagaacaaaacgtattaacagaataaaataaatagaataaatatgtagaagaaaaataaataaatcaaacccACGTCCCTTTGACTCcgaggttcgtgctctatccgctcTGCCAGGCTGAGGATGGCCCGAGCCCGTTTAAAGGGGGGCAGAAAAGAGGCCTTGCGTGTCCAGGCCGAGTTTTCTTCCCCGAGTAAACCCGGAGAAACTCGTCCCCTGAAACTAGCGGCTTTCGGGGGGAAAGGGGTCCCCCGGGACCACCCCAGGGCAGCAGCGGCGGGCAAACAGTTACCTTTTTTCTTTGAACATGTGGAGGGGAAGTCTTTGTCTTCCACCTTGACGGCGGGGCGATTGCACTTCATCCTGCAGAAGAAGGACCGCCTCGCCCCGGAACATAACCGCGAGGGCCCGGGAGTGATGTCTGTCTTGACGGGGAGTCCAGCTGCACGCAAACACATGCAAATTCGTAAGCCAAAGTCGGGCAATCTAGGGGAAAGAGTGcaggagtcagagaccctggaaTCCCCATTCCAGGTAAGGTCACCTGGTGACCTTGGGTTGGTCATTTcaccctggggctgggggaaggggcctTCGttttctcatataataataataataattgtagcacgtgcttactatgtgtccggcactgtactaagccctgaggtagacacaagcaaatcagaatggacatggtccctgtcccacatggggctcactgtctcgatccccattttccaggtgaggtaactgaggcccagagaagtgaagcgatttgcccaagatcacacagcagacaaggggcggagttgggattagaacccggctcctctgtctcccaggcccctgctctatcctctaggccacgctgcttcctataccATTATTAAATTGTTTAATTATtacatacaaataataataataatgataataacgatggcatttgttaagcgcttactatgtgcaaagcactgttctaagcgatggggaggatacaaggtgatcagcttgtcccacggggggctcacagtcttcatccccattttacagatggggtaactgaggcacagagaagttaggtgacttgcccaaggtcacacagctgacaatcggcgaagccggaatttgaacccgtgacctctgactcccaagcccgggctctttccattgagccacgctgcttgtcatcaTTGCCATTATAGTATTAAATAGCATCGACACTCACTTTTTGCGTCGATGAGTCTCTCCCGTGGAGCGGTGTCAGACGAGGAGAGCTGTTCCTTCACTTTGGCGATATCCTTGGGATGCAGATAGTCGAAGAGACTCTGGCCGATTAGATCGTTCTGGGCATGGGAAGGCAAAAGGGAACAGAGCGGGAATCTTCTCCATCGTCGTCAAACAGATCGCCCGCGCTATACAGTGGCTCTGGCTGGCAGTCCCCGGAGACAGCCCGGCTGTCCGGCTTTCTGTGGCCACCCCTTTGGGCCgcagcgtcaatcaatcaatcaatcaatcgtatttattgagcgcttcctgtgtgcagagcactgtactaagcgcttgggaagtacaagttggcaacatatagagacgatccctacccaacagtgggctcctctctgcctcctggcctccgGCTCCTCGGCCAGGTGGGTGGctcccatcaatcagtcgtatttattgagtgcttactgtgtgcagagcactgtactaagcgcttgggaagtacaagttggcaacatctagagatggcccctacccaacagtgggctcacagtctagaagggggagacagacaacaaaaccgaacatattaacaaaataaaatagatagaatagatacgtacaagtaaaataaatagagtaataaatccgtacaaacatatatacgtctatacaggtgctgtggggaagggaaggaggtaaggcgggagggatggagaggggaaggagaggggagaggaaagagggggctcagtttgggaaggcctcctggaggaggtgagctctcagtagggccttgaatcaatcaatcaatcgtatttattgagcgcttactgtgtgcagagcactgtactaagcgcttgggaagtacaagttggcaacatatagagacagtccctacccaacagtgggctcacagtctaaaagggggagacagagaacaagaccaaacatactaacaaaataaaataaatagaatagatatgtacaagtaaaataaataaataaataaataaatagagtaataaatatgtacaaacatatatacatatatacaggtgctgtggggaagggaaggaggtaagatgggggggatggagagggggacgagggggagaggagggaaggggctcagtctgggaaggcctcctggaggaggtgagctcccagtagggccttgaagggaggaagagagctagcttggcggatgggcagagggagggcattccaggcccgggggatgacgtgggccgggggt
This genomic stretch from Tachyglossus aculeatus isolate mTacAcu1 chromosome 22, mTacAcu1.pri, whole genome shotgun sequence harbors:
- the ARNTL gene encoding aryl hydrocarbon receptor nuclear translocator-like protein 1 isoform X4 codes for the protein MKCNRPAVKVEDKDFPSTCSKKKADRKSFCTIHSTGYLKSWPPTKMGLDEDNEPDNEGCNLSCLVAIGRLHPHVVPQPANGDIRVKPTEYVSRHAIDGKFVFVDQRATAILAYLPQELLGTSCYEYFHQDDISHLAECHRQVLQTREKITTDCYKFKVKDGSFITLRSRWFSFMNPWTKDVEYIVSTNTVVSATVAESGDPAFAQHAASPHSMDNALPAGEGGPKRPHPTVPGIPGGTRAGAGKIGRMIAEEVMEIHRIRGPSPSSCGSSPLNITSTPPPDAASPGAKKILNGGTPDIPPAGLLAGQVPDNSGYPYSDSSSILGENHIGLDMIDHEQGSSSPSNDEAAMAVIMSLLEADAGLGGPVDFSDLPWPL